The following proteins are encoded in a genomic region of Kosakonia oryzae:
- a CDS encoding TetR/AcrR family transcriptional regulator: protein MKKRQEIIQAAERLFYNNGFHATSTDRICEEAGVSTRTLYRHFPSREQLTAAVMEARQQRFFADLYAPEHPQAVEKLFAVLGEWMASYGAGGCFFLKAWGEYVQENIQLCALALDFRYALRDYIATSVKHNALADAVWMLFEGAITAALIRGPQAAYDAGKAAAILMASEEAK from the coding sequence ATGAAAAAACGACAAGAGATCATTCAGGCCGCCGAGCGGCTGTTTTACAACAACGGTTTTCACGCCACCAGCACCGATCGTATTTGCGAGGAAGCCGGGGTTTCAACGCGCACGTTGTATCGCCATTTCCCTTCGCGAGAGCAATTAACCGCAGCGGTAATGGAAGCTCGCCAGCAGCGTTTTTTCGCCGATCTCTACGCGCCCGAACACCCACAGGCGGTGGAAAAACTTTTTGCCGTGCTCGGGGAATGGATGGCGAGTTACGGCGCGGGCGGGTGCTTTTTCCTGAAAGCCTGGGGCGAGTATGTGCAGGAAAACATACAGCTATGTGCGCTGGCGCTGGATTTTCGCTATGCGCTGCGGGATTACATCGCCACGAGCGTGAAACACAACGCGCTGGCAGATGCTGTCTGGATGCTGTTTGAAGGGGCGATTACCGCGGCGTTAATTCGCGGACCGCAGGCGGCTTATGATGCCGGAAAAGCGGCGGCGATCCTGATGGCCAGCGAGGAGGCGAAATGA
- a CDS encoding alpha/beta hydrolase, with protein sequence MSRSLLIAMSLTAASVSTAWAADAPAPTAGVAKFLSVLNSSGGKPIEQLSVPDARQVLIGAQKGAKLPAADVTEKTITVNGKPLTLTIVKPQGATGTLPVFMFFHGGGWVLGDYPTHERFVRDLVNESGAAAVFVNYTPSPEAHFPVAINQAYEATRWVAEHGKEIGVDGSRLALAGNSVGGNMVAAVALQAKEHHTPAIRYQVMFWPVTDARFDTGSYNQFSNGYFLSKNMMKWFWDNYTTKESNRRNILASPLEASSEQLKGLPPTLIQTAELDVLRDEGEAFGRKLDAAGVPVTVTRYNGMIHDYGLLNALSEEPTVRTALSQAANELRVHLK encoded by the coding sequence ATGTCACGTTCATTACTGATCGCCATGAGTTTAACCGCCGCCAGCGTATCCACTGCCTGGGCCGCCGATGCGCCCGCACCGACTGCCGGTGTCGCGAAATTCCTTTCTGTGCTGAACAGCAGCGGTGGCAAACCTATCGAACAACTCTCTGTGCCGGATGCTCGCCAGGTGCTGATCGGCGCGCAGAAAGGCGCCAAACTGCCCGCCGCAGATGTGACGGAAAAAACCATCACCGTGAACGGTAAACCGTTGACGCTGACCATCGTCAAACCGCAGGGCGCAACCGGTACGCTGCCGGTATTTATGTTCTTCCACGGCGGCGGTTGGGTGCTGGGCGATTATCCAACACATGAACGTTTTGTCCGCGATCTGGTGAACGAATCCGGCGCTGCCGCCGTGTTCGTGAATTACACACCGTCACCGGAAGCACACTTCCCGGTCGCCATTAATCAGGCGTATGAAGCCACACGCTGGGTTGCCGAACATGGTAAAGAGATTGGCGTGGACGGCTCTCGTCTGGCGCTGGCGGGTAACAGCGTCGGCGGTAATATGGTGGCTGCGGTGGCACTTCAGGCCAAAGAGCACCATACACCGGCGATTCGCTACCAGGTGATGTTCTGGCCGGTCACCGATGCGCGCTTTGATACCGGTTCCTATAACCAGTTCTCGAATGGTTATTTCCTCAGTAAAAACATGATGAAATGGTTCTGGGATAACTACACCACCAAAGAGAGCAATCGCCGCAACATTCTGGCTTCACCGCTGGAAGCCAGCAGTGAGCAACTGAAAGGCTTGCCGCCTACGCTGATCCAGACCGCCGAGCTGGATGTGCTGCGCGATGAAGGTGAAGCCTTTGGCCGCAAACTGGATGCGGCGGGCGTGCCGGTGACCGTTACCCGCTATAACGGCATGATCCACGACTATGGTCTGCTGAATGCCCTGAGCGAAGAGCCAACCGTTCGCACCGCGCTTTCCCAGGCCGCCAATGAACTGCGCGTCCATCTGAAATAA
- a CDS encoding winged helix-turn-helix transcriptional regulator produces MIKPSIPYDIYDNRCPTRDMLARLADKWALLVLARLENGPMRFNGLKRDIRLITQKVLTQTLRKLERDGIIAREVFYTVPVAVEYSLTPLGRTLTETVSVLAHWVENNMDAVLAAQAAYDEANLLKTKEPTA; encoded by the coding sequence ATGATTAAGCCGTCCATTCCTTACGATATTTATGATAACCGCTGCCCGACGCGCGATATGTTGGCAAGGCTGGCGGACAAATGGGCTTTGCTGGTGCTGGCGCGTCTGGAAAATGGGCCCATGCGTTTTAATGGCCTGAAACGGGATATCCGCCTGATTACGCAAAAGGTCTTAACTCAGACCCTGCGCAAGCTGGAGCGCGATGGCATCATCGCCCGTGAAGTGTTTTATACCGTGCCGGTGGCAGTGGAGTACAGTCTGACGCCGCTGGGGCGTACGCTGACGGAAACCGTCTCGGTGCTGGCGCACTGGGTGGAAAACAATATGGATGCGGTGCTGGCGGCGCAGGCTGCGTATGACGAGGCGAATTTGCTCAAAACAAAAGAACCCACCGCATAG
- a CDS encoding DoxX family protein: MMSRLNSAFLSLTTHPEFGKLLLRLTFGVLMLFHGVAKVQHGVGWISDMLIAQGLPGFIAYGVFVGEIITPILIIIGLFTRQAAFIYAFNILVATLLVGMGKFFTLTNVGAWGLESEALYFLGGLSIMFLGAGKYTLFAGKEK; this comes from the coding sequence ATGATGAGTCGGCTGAACAGCGCATTTCTCAGTCTTACCACGCACCCGGAGTTTGGCAAGCTATTGCTGCGCCTGACATTTGGCGTGCTGATGCTGTTCCACGGCGTAGCCAAAGTGCAGCATGGTGTAGGCTGGATTTCCGACATGTTAATCGCGCAGGGTTTACCAGGCTTTATCGCTTACGGTGTATTTGTTGGCGAAATTATTACGCCGATACTGATTATTATTGGCCTGTTCACGCGCCAGGCGGCATTTATTTACGCATTTAATATTCTGGTTGCCACCTTATTGGTCGGCATGGGGAAATTCTTTACCCTGACCAACGTCGGTGCATGGGGTCTGGAAAGTGAAGCCCTCTATTTCCTCGGCGGATTAAGCATTATGTTTCTGGGTGCAGGGAAATACACTCTGTTTGCCGGAAAAGAAAAATGA
- a CDS encoding flavodoxin family protein, protein MSIVVIYYSGYGHTKVVAEKVAEGANATLIAVDNNGDIQESDWQLLNDAKAIIFGAPTYMGGVPWQFKKFADASSKAWFTRAWQDKIFAGFSNSASLNGDKQVSLQYLQTLASQHGGIWVSLGLLPANTLAATREDINNLGGSVGLLVQSPSDAGADKIASGDLDTAVKFGQRVADVARRFS, encoded by the coding sequence ATGTCTATTGTGGTGATCTATTATTCGGGTTACGGGCACACGAAAGTGGTAGCCGAGAAAGTCGCCGAAGGTGCAAATGCAACGCTGATCGCTGTGGATAATAACGGTGATATTCAGGAAAGCGACTGGCAATTACTGAACGATGCCAAAGCCATTATTTTTGGTGCTCCAACGTATATGGGCGGCGTGCCATGGCAGTTTAAGAAATTCGCCGATGCCAGCTCTAAAGCCTGGTTTACCCGCGCCTGGCAGGACAAAATATTTGCCGGTTTCAGCAACAGCGCCAGCCTGAACGGTGACAAACAGGTTTCGCTGCAATACCTGCAAACGCTGGCATCACAGCATGGCGGCATTTGGGTGAGCCTGGGCCTGCTGCCGGCGAACACGCTTGCTGCAACCCGCGAAGACATCAACAATCTCGGCGGTTCTGTTGGCCTGCTGGTGCAATCGCCGTCCGATGCCGGCGCCGATAAAATCGCCTCCGGCGACCTGGATACCGCGGTGAAATTTGGCCAGCGCGTGGCCGATGTCGCGCGCCGCTTTAGTTAA
- a CDS encoding LysR substrate-binding domain-containing protein: MRTRRLPPLSAIRAFDAVARHTSFKAAAEEIGVTPTAISHQIRVLEASLNLRLFTRSARAVALTHAGEILFRASGNIFATLREAVEAIDSARQPGALTLSTTSNFLTNWLVPRLPSLHQQHPSLELRLHSSTDLVDVRGDMADCAIRYSMQADEALENTLLYRDRFVLVASPQLELRVTEDLSRFTLFHIENRRVPQPEPDWPHWKAAFGPADLPVHAGIHFDDETHAIQAAIAGQGVLLASELLIQNALAQGLLRVALPGTLPGGNYYFVTSQQKAQREEVRIMKAWLQQAFANLNVQNNE; the protein is encoded by the coding sequence ATGCGAACACGCCGATTGCCACCGCTTTCTGCCATCCGTGCTTTTGATGCGGTGGCCCGTCACACCAGTTTTAAAGCTGCCGCGGAAGAGATTGGCGTGACGCCGACCGCCATCAGCCATCAGATCCGCGTGCTTGAGGCGTCCCTTAACCTGCGTCTGTTTACCCGCTCGGCGCGCGCCGTGGCGCTCACCCACGCCGGAGAAATTCTGTTTCGCGCCTCGGGGAATATTTTTGCCACGCTGCGTGAAGCGGTGGAGGCCATCGACAGTGCCAGGCAACCGGGCGCGCTAACGCTGAGTACCACTTCCAACTTTCTGACTAACTGGCTGGTACCGCGCCTGCCGTCGCTGCATCAACAGCACCCATCGCTGGAGCTGCGTCTACATAGCAGTACCGATCTGGTGGATGTTCGTGGTGATATGGCGGATTGCGCGATCCGCTACAGCATGCAGGCTGATGAAGCGCTGGAGAATACGCTGCTCTACCGCGATCGTTTTGTGCTGGTCGCCAGCCCGCAACTGGAGTTGCGGGTGACGGAAGATCTTTCCCGTTTTACGCTGTTTCATATTGAAAACCGCCGTGTTCCGCAGCCGGAGCCAGACTGGCCACACTGGAAAGCGGCCTTTGGCCCGGCCGATTTACCGGTACATGCTGGTATTCATTTTGATGATGAGACGCACGCCATTCAGGCGGCGATTGCCGGGCAGGGCGTACTACTCGCCAGCGAGTTATTGATCCAAAATGCGCTGGCGCAAGGATTACTGCGCGTTGCCCTGCCGGGAACATTACCCGGCGGGAATTACTATTTCGTGACCAGCCAGCAAAAAGCGCAGCGTGAAGAGGTAAGAATAATGAAAGCGTGGTTGCAGCAGGCATTTGCGAATCTGAACGTGCAAAATAACGAGTGA
- a CDS encoding MFS transporter — MTQINTLAMHSSPRYQALLAPGIAQALIALDYAIIYVALPTLAQALHLSLSEMQWVVSIYGLTFAALLLPGGSLCDRFGARRIFSIGMTLFLFSSMLGGMADNGTLLLMARCGQGIAAALLQPAVLALMAQRFQGESHRRALAIWSAIGALGLVAGVVLGGVLTALSWRAIFFINLPPGLLALWLVQRNFSQTEPRGDVQHTGFGALIGCATAGTLVWAMMRYAEQGAPDFFANRLAAAMLLLLVLHERFAPRPLLSRTLRNVPGLQTGWLSSACYMASVGSQFYAMTLLWQQTLQLDAVTTGWLFTPLAVLIVAGNALYTRLSARFSSQKALLVGFACAAVGLWLLSISLSAPFSAAFMSGLVLSGIGHGLIYPAMFAVGLSAVPVQQQGRASALMVTSQYIAGALMLAMISVLLAMQPDLASWSAVFRGLGAAALLGMLVALCAKSR; from the coding sequence ATGACGCAAATTAACACGCTGGCTATGCACTCATCGCCGCGCTATCAGGCGCTGCTGGCTCCCGGCATCGCGCAGGCATTAATTGCGCTTGATTACGCCATTATTTATGTCGCGCTGCCCACGCTGGCACAAGCGTTGCACTTATCACTGAGCGAAATGCAGTGGGTGGTGTCGATCTACGGTTTGACCTTTGCCGCGCTACTGTTGCCTGGCGGAAGCCTGTGCGATCGTTTCGGTGCGCGCCGGATCTTCAGCATCGGCATGACGCTGTTTCTTTTTTCATCAATGCTGGGCGGGATGGCCGACAACGGAACGTTGTTACTGATGGCCCGCTGTGGACAAGGGATCGCCGCCGCGCTGCTGCAACCGGCAGTGCTGGCGCTGATGGCGCAGCGTTTTCAGGGGGAATCGCATCGCCGGGCGCTGGCGATCTGGAGCGCAATTGGCGCGCTGGGCCTGGTGGCGGGCGTGGTGCTGGGCGGCGTGCTGACGGCCCTGAGCTGGCGCGCCATTTTTTTCATCAACCTGCCGCCAGGCCTGCTGGCGCTATGGCTGGTGCAGCGCAACTTTTCGCAAACAGAGCCACGAGGTGACGTGCAACACACAGGGTTTGGTGCGCTGATCGGCTGTGCGACGGCCGGTACGCTGGTGTGGGCAATGATGCGTTATGCCGAACAGGGCGCGCCGGATTTCTTTGCGAATCGGCTGGCGGCAGCCATGTTACTGCTGTTGGTTCTCCATGAACGTTTTGCGCCGCGGCCGCTGTTGTCACGCACGCTGCGTAATGTGCCGGGTTTGCAGACAGGCTGGCTCAGCAGCGCCTGCTATATGGCCAGCGTCGGCAGCCAGTTTTACGCGATGACGCTGCTGTGGCAGCAAACGCTACAGCTTGATGCCGTCACCACCGGATGGTTATTTACCCCGCTGGCAGTGCTGATTGTAGCGGGAAATGCGCTTTACACCCGACTCTCTGCGCGCTTTAGTAGCCAAAAGGCGCTGCTGGTGGGGTTTGCCTGCGCAGCAGTTGGCTTATGGCTGCTGTCGATATCGCTTAGCGCCCCGTTTTCTGCCGCGTTCATGTCTGGCCTCGTGCTCAGCGGTATCGGCCACGGCTTGATCTATCCGGCAATGTTCGCCGTCGGGCTCAGCGCCGTACCAGTGCAGCAACAGGGTCGCGCCAGCGCGCTGATGGTCACCAGCCAGTACATTGCCGGAGCACTGATGCTGGCAATGATCTCCGTTTTACTGGCGATGCAGCCGGATCTGGCAAGCTGGTCAGCGGTATTTCGTGGGCTGGGTGCTGCTGCGCTGCTGGGCATGCTGGTGGCGCTCTGCGCGAAATCGCGCTGA
- a CDS encoding DapH/DapD/GlmU-related protein, producing MKHAKLAETWIDPGVRMRECKMGQQCEVLANSLMEYSTLGDFSYIGEYCTVADAEIGKFVAIANNVRIGAPNHPMGRPSQHRITYCPEYYSSSAARDHDFFTQRRGDRVIIGNDVWIGHAAIVLPGVTVGDGAVIAAGAVVSKDVAPYTIVGGVPAKVIRSRFSPHIGQQLQQIAWWEWPLETIIERLADFQDENIEAFCEKWGHQ from the coding sequence ATGAAACATGCCAAATTAGCGGAAACCTGGATCGATCCTGGCGTTCGTATGCGCGAATGCAAAATGGGTCAGCAATGTGAAGTGCTGGCCAATAGTCTGATGGAATACAGTACGTTAGGCGATTTTTCCTATATTGGTGAATATTGCACCGTTGCTGATGCTGAGATAGGGAAATTTGTCGCGATTGCCAATAATGTACGTATTGGCGCGCCCAATCATCCGATGGGGCGGCCATCCCAGCACCGAATCACCTATTGTCCGGAGTACTATTCCTCCAGCGCGGCACGCGATCACGACTTTTTTACTCAGCGGCGTGGCGACCGCGTCATCATCGGTAATGATGTCTGGATCGGGCATGCTGCTATTGTGCTGCCCGGCGTGACAGTCGGAGATGGCGCTGTCATTGCGGCTGGCGCCGTGGTCAGTAAGGATGTGGCACCTTACACGATTGTTGGCGGCGTTCCGGCAAAGGTTATTCGTTCGCGCTTCTCACCGCATATTGGCCAGCAGTTACAGCAGATCGCCTGGTGGGAGTGGCCGCTGGAGACCATTATCGAACGGCTGGCCGATTTTCAGGATGAGAATATAGAAGCGTTTTGCGAAAAGTGGGGACATCAGTAA
- a CDS encoding EAL domain-containing protein, with protein sequence MKQFNDERDYHDMFDDIFEKWNVTTFFQPIIDTRVNRVYGIDATAWLQSKGSNCTDFISPHDFLTAAEKSGEIISITKELLLQIQDYLANHSDIDKCRDLRFFIKISPLHLFSENIMEFAEDCIQTAKKLDKLNAKLVIEVNSRIPFDLIHKLKLLSALLTIQKNTFFALGDFGAGHSNIEMLFGFDFDYIKIDKSMFFPLTDKVIMHGFADDLMSGLSKQNTAIIVSGIDSVYHLQYFLNKNVSLFQGELFKAPVAYKNFNGLDYFDYG encoded by the coding sequence ATGAAACAATTCAATGATGAAAGAGATTACCATGACATGTTCGATGACATTTTCGAGAAATGGAATGTCACGACATTTTTTCAACCAATCATTGATACCCGAGTGAATCGTGTATACGGCATTGATGCAACGGCGTGGCTGCAAAGCAAAGGCTCCAATTGCACGGATTTTATTTCACCTCATGACTTTCTGACCGCAGCAGAAAAAAGTGGTGAAATCATCAGTATTACAAAAGAATTACTGCTGCAAATCCAGGATTATCTGGCCAACCATAGTGATATCGACAAATGCCGTGATTTGCGTTTTTTTATAAAAATTAGCCCGTTACATTTATTCAGCGAAAATATTATGGAGTTCGCAGAAGATTGTATTCAAACCGCCAAAAAGCTCGACAAACTGAACGCCAAACTGGTCATTGAAGTCAACTCCCGCATTCCGTTCGACTTAATTCATAAATTAAAATTACTCTCCGCATTGTTGACTATACAAAAAAACACCTTCTTTGCCCTCGGCGATTTTGGTGCCGGACACTCCAATATTGAAATGCTTTTTGGCTTCGACTTTGATTATATAAAAATCGATAAAAGTATGTTTTTCCCGTTGACGGATAAAGTCATCATGCATGGTTTCGCTGATGATTTAATGAGTGGTTTAAGCAAACAGAACACAGCTATCATCGTTAGCGGCATAGACTCAGTTTATCATTTACAGTACTTTTTAAATAAAAACGTGTCATTGTTCCAGGGGGAATTATTCAAAGCTCCTGTAGCCTATAAAAACTTTAACGGATTAGATTATTTCGACTATGGATGA
- a CDS encoding ACP S-malonyltransferase codes for MTNTLSQPVVLLFSGQGNPVIGMGSDLWDTNETTKAIWDCASDIAGVDLRRLCLKGPMNRLIQTTVQQIAVTAINVTLYSLWRERFADVAVVGSCGHSVGEYSALYASGAFTLETVFELIRFRANLMHQQSEKNKGTMLALKGVDYDTLRNIISRSGIELDISCDNTPRQQVVGGQASALNDFARVLLAEGYEAIKLGVSGAWHTRLMAEGVQPMRDYLAGVAILPPQHDVLMNVTAKPEADPAIIKENLSLHLTHTVKWRDSLSHFLQHTPPVQFVEISNKPYLGQMLQDFTGFDAGQVIHCRKAIAM; via the coding sequence ATGACAAATACTCTATCACAACCGGTTGTATTGTTATTTTCTGGTCAGGGTAATCCTGTTATTGGTATGGGCAGCGATCTGTGGGATACCAATGAGACCACTAAAGCCATCTGGGATTGCGCCAGCGATATCGCTGGTGTGGATCTGCGTCGGCTCTGTTTGAAAGGGCCGATGAATCGGCTGATTCAGACCACCGTGCAACAAATTGCCGTGACGGCGATTAACGTCACGTTATATAGCCTCTGGCGCGAACGTTTCGCCGATGTAGCTGTTGTCGGATCTTGTGGGCATAGCGTGGGGGAATACAGCGCGTTATATGCTTCAGGGGCGTTCACGCTGGAAACCGTGTTCGAACTTATACGGTTCAGGGCCAACCTGATGCACCAGCAAAGCGAGAAAAATAAGGGAACAATGCTGGCGCTAAAAGGCGTGGATTACGACACGCTGCGTAACATCATCAGCCGTTCAGGTATTGAGCTGGACATCAGTTGCGATAATACGCCTCGCCAGCAAGTCGTTGGCGGGCAGGCATCGGCGCTGAATGATTTCGCCAGAGTGCTACTCGCTGAAGGCTACGAGGCGATTAAACTGGGGGTGAGTGGCGCATGGCACACGCGTTTAATGGCTGAAGGCGTTCAGCCAATGCGGGATTATCTGGCCGGGGTCGCGATCCTCCCGCCACAGCATGATGTGCTGATGAATGTGACGGCAAAACCCGAAGCGGATCCCGCCATAATCAAAGAAAACTTATCCTTGCATCTGACTCATACGGTGAAATGGAGAGATTCTCTGTCGCACTTTTTACAGCACACGCCGCCCGTTCAGTTTGTGGAAATAAGCAATAAACCGTATCTGGGGCAAATGCTGCAGGATTTTACCGGGTTTGATGCCGGGCAGGTTATCCATTGCCGAAAAGCAATTGCAATGTAG
- a CDS encoding outer membrane lipoprotein-sorting protein, protein MKITLFGKGIACLGLLSACAFAAPGNNNAIDIIRRADEIRSPNKPFRYTLVVSEYKNGEEKPETRQVLDISMRFMKPEGEMKADARSLVRFIYPPRDKGKVMLSDWYDLWFYSPGLRRPVPISRQQRLIGQISNSDVIVTNFEYAYQATLQGMEKCGNNQCYKLELTRTYAEATWPKIIYYVEAGDENRPYKADYYSLDNKLLKEVRYLNYQPVLGKMRPMRIIVQDVRHEKSFSVMDYSNVRLESLPESHFTREHLQREAK, encoded by the coding sequence ATGAAAATTACGTTATTTGGCAAAGGAATTGCCTGTCTTGGGCTTCTTTCAGCCTGTGCCTTCGCGGCGCCTGGCAATAATAACGCTATCGATATTATTCGGCGTGCGGATGAGATCCGTTCGCCCAATAAACCATTTCGCTATACGCTTGTGGTGAGCGAATATAAAAATGGCGAAGAGAAACCAGAAACCAGGCAGGTGCTGGATATCTCCATGCGTTTTATGAAGCCTGAAGGGGAGATGAAAGCGGATGCCCGATCTTTAGTTCGCTTTATTTATCCACCGCGTGATAAAGGCAAAGTGATGCTTTCCGACTGGTATGACTTATGGTTCTATTCTCCAGGTCTACGGCGACCAGTGCCGATTTCTCGCCAGCAAAGATTGATAGGGCAAATATCTAATAGTGACGTGATTGTGACTAACTTTGAATATGCCTATCAGGCGACGCTGCAGGGTATGGAAAAGTGTGGCAATAATCAATGCTATAAACTGGAGCTGACGCGAACCTATGCCGAAGCAACCTGGCCAAAGATTATTTATTACGTTGAAGCTGGCGACGAAAATCGGCCTTATAAAGCTGATTATTACTCTCTTGATAACAAATTACTGAAGGAAGTTCGGTACCTGAATTATCAACCGGTATTAGGGAAGATGAGACCAATGCGAATTATTGTGCAGGATGTACGCCATGAGAAAAGTTTCTCTGTCATGGATTACAGTAATGTTCGCCTGGAGTCGTTACCTGAATCTCACTTTACACGCGAACATCTTCAGCGGGAGGCAAAATGA
- a CDS encoding ABC transporter permease — MSMIFINAIVLLILLFLLWCTVMHARDVKFAFLNLFRHKRRSFSTLSAIILGGIAIFLYGGFIDYSFWILKEQTVRTNIGHVQIYNQNYFATSNKNKSLIEDYPSLKQAILSEPELAADISTLAGQLEFTGVISHYENETSSYFSALGVEPLPALKLGSFDKLISGSDLSRIKTDHITLGRGLAQTLGANYDDWLDAITVNSRGGQGALSLKIRGIFASGIKDYDDTALKMPLETAQRMMETDGVSKVLILLKEDNTAAFSAKLRKFIEKNHLPLIVKEWKDASLFYQQVESLLSGIYFFIKLIVALIVIFMIGNSMTMNIVERTREITTLRAIGLKPLHVTRLFLLEGIFVGIIGAVGSLGIGFAIASVINLYGIAMPPSPGQTVGYTAFIKTSSYDLLFITLVLPLLTATAASVLPALRASRLNISDAFKFS, encoded by the coding sequence ATGAGCATGATCTTTATTAACGCCATTGTGCTGCTGATTTTGCTTTTTCTGTTGTGGTGTACGGTAATGCACGCGCGGGACGTGAAGTTTGCATTTCTGAATCTCTTCCGACATAAGCGCCGCTCATTTTCGACCCTGTCGGCGATTATTCTGGGGGGCATCGCCATTTTCCTGTATGGCGGATTTATTGATTACTCATTCTGGATCTTAAAAGAGCAAACGGTGCGCACGAATATTGGTCATGTGCAAATCTACAACCAGAATTATTTCGCCACCTCCAATAAAAATAAGAGTCTGATTGAGGATTACCCGTCTTTAAAGCAGGCGATATTAAGCGAGCCGGAACTGGCGGCAGATATTTCTACGCTTGCCGGACAGCTGGAATTTACCGGGGTTATTTCTCATTACGAAAATGAAACTTCGAGCTATTTTTCCGCCCTGGGTGTCGAACCGCTACCGGCATTAAAACTGGGATCCTTTGACAAACTTATTTCCGGCAGTGATTTATCGCGTATAAAAACCGATCACATCACCTTGGGTCGCGGGTTGGCACAAACGCTCGGCGCGAATTACGATGACTGGCTGGATGCTATTACGGTTAACTCGCGAGGCGGGCAGGGCGCATTGTCGTTGAAAATCCGTGGCATTTTTGCATCCGGCATCAAAGATTACGACGACACGGCGTTGAAAATGCCGCTGGAAACCGCGCAGCGCATGATGGAAACCGACGGCGTAAGTAAGGTGTTAATTTTATTGAAAGAGGATAATACCGCTGCTTTCAGTGCCAAGCTGAGGAAATTTATCGAGAAAAACCATCTGCCGCTAATTGTGAAAGAGTGGAAAGATGCGTCGTTATTTTATCAGCAGGTTGAGAGCTTATTATCCGGCATCTATTTCTTTATTAAGCTGATCGTTGCATTGATCGTCATCTTTATGATCGGTAACTCAATGACCATGAATATCGTCGAGCGGACCAGGGAGATCACGACGCTGCGCGCCATTGGTTTAAAACCTCTTCACGTTACCCGGTTGTTTTTACTGGAAGGGATTTTTGTCGGCATCATTGGTGCTGTTGGAAGCCTCGGCATTGGTTTTGCTATCGCTTCAGTGATTAATCTTTACGGTATCGCAATGCCGCCGTCCCCCGGGCAAACTGTGGGCTACACCGCTTTTATTAAAACCAGCAGTTATGATTTGCTGTTTATTACACTGGTGCTGCCACTGTTAACTGCGACTGCCGCTTCTGTTTTACCGGCGTTGCGCGCTTCTCGTCTTAATATATCGGATGCTTTTAAATTTTCTTAG
- a CDS encoding ABC transporter ATP-binding protein, with product MSNKIRELPAILLSHISKSYGSGEGKIDALRDINLEIAKGEFLALCGPSGSGKSTLLNIMSGIDQPTSGTVMFLNKLLHVLPEEELSMVRGKHLGFIFQFFNLIPVLNVFDNVFYPLILNGHFGKKEAHERARDLLYRVGLDGFANRKPGQLSGGQQQRVAIARALAHDPAVVIADEPTGNLDMATGEAILELLLHINQQTKTTFIISTHSAQLKERARRVVEIKDGGLVYDSRA from the coding sequence ATGAGTAACAAAATCAGAGAACTACCGGCAATATTACTCAGCCATATTTCGAAGAGCTATGGTTCCGGCGAGGGAAAAATCGACGCGCTGAGGGATATTAATCTGGAAATCGCGAAAGGTGAATTTCTGGCATTATGCGGCCCTTCGGGCAGCGGTAAAAGTACATTGCTAAATATCATGTCTGGTATCGATCAGCCGACATCCGGAACGGTGATGTTTTTGAATAAATTACTCCATGTATTACCCGAAGAAGAGTTATCAATGGTTCGCGGTAAGCATCTGGGATTTATTTTTCAATTTTTTAATCTCATTCCGGTTCTGAATGTTTTCGATAACGTTTTTTATCCGCTGATCCTGAATGGTCATTTCGGTAAAAAAGAGGCGCACGAAAGAGCGCGCGACTTACTGTATCGTGTGGGCCTGGACGGTTTTGCCAACCGTAAACCCGGCCAGCTTTCCGGCGGGCAGCAGCAGCGGGTGGCGATTGCCAGAGCCCTGGCGCATGACCCGGCAGTGGTTATCGCCGACGAACCGACCGGTAACCTGGATATGGCGACCGGCGAGGCCATTCTGGAACTTCTGCTGCACATCAATCAGCAGACGAAAACCACATTCATCATCTCCACGCATTCCGCGCAGTTAAAGGAGCGCGCGCGTCGGGTGGTAGAAATTAAGGATGGAGGATTGGTGTATGACTCAAGGGCGTAA